The Deltaproteobacteria bacterium DNA window TGCCGATGGATAGAAACCCATTTCCCCTCGATAACTCGCGGCCATGAAGCCAAGGCTGGGGAATTCTCCCCTGTTTCTTTATCCAGCATCAAGACGATAATAATCGACCGCCCGGATCTTACCCAGAGCCAGATCCGCCTGGGACATATTGGAATTCCTCACGCCCATCCAGATTATCTTGCCTTTGAAGTCATGAACTATGTCTTAGGAGCGGGTGGTTTTTCCTCCCGCCTGATGCAGAAGATCCGGTCCGAACGGGGTTATACTTACGGCATCCGCGCTTCTCTGGAAGGCCGCAAAAAACCAGGGCCTTTCATCGTCTCCACCTTTACTCCCACGGAAACAACTTTTCCCTGCGTCCAAGAAATTTTGGCGGTGGAACGATCATTTGTCGCCCAGGGAGCCACGGATCAAGAAAGGACGGAAGCCATCAATTTTCTCACCGGTAGCTACCCCATGAGATTTGAGACTCTCTCCCAGATCGCCCAGAAGATCATCCAGGCTGAGGTAAACGGACTGGGATTGGAGTATCTTTCCGCTTATCCGGAGCGAGTTTCGGCAATCACTCTTGAGGCCATGGCCCGTTCAGCCCGGGAACATCTCCATATAGAAAAAATGTTGGTGGTCATCGTGGGTCGCGCCGGAAAATTCCGGCAGGAGTTCGAACCATTGGGTCCGGTGGAAATAAGGGAATAAGCCCCAGTGGCTCAGTAAGCAAGAAAAGAGAAAGGAGGAAAGGAAAATGGCCGTAAAGAAAGCTGCAGCGGAAAAGGCCCCGGCAAAAAAAGCGGCGGCCAAGGGAAAAACCATAGCAGGGAGCGGGATTTTCATAATGCTTTTCTCCCTGGGATCTTTCCTTTTATTTTCAAACTCTCCTGGTATACGTCCCGCTTGGAAACTTCCATCTCTGTTGACACGCGCTCGATCGCTTCTTTCATAGAAAGACCCATCTCGTGGAAGTAGATCTCCAGCATTTCGGCGATGGAAGAAGATTCGATCTTGGCGGGGCGGGTGCACCCCTCCATAACAATGGTCACTTCTCCCTTGACGTCTTCTTCTCCCATCTCCCTTAAAAGTTCCGCAGCCGTTCCCCGGTATATTTCCTCGTAAATCTTCGTCATCTCCCGGGCTACAACCACCTGCCTTTCTCCCAGAATCTGCACCGCCTCTTCTAAGAAAGCATTCAGGCGTTTCGGAGATTCGTAGAAAATGAGCGTTTCCGCGCGGTCCTTCAGGGAAAGTAATAATTTCTTTCGGGCAGTCGCCTTGGAAGGCAGAAAACCATAGAAGAGAAATCTTTCGGTAGGCAATCCAGAAACACTGAGGGCGGCGATGAGAGCCGATGGGCCGGGAACGGGAATAATAGGTGTCGACTCCTGGATTATCCTCCTCACCAGATAATCCCCCGGATCCGATATCCCCGGTGTGCCAGCATCCGTGACCAGAGCTACATTCCTTCCTTCCCGAATTTCAGCCAGGAGGGATTCCGCGCGCTTCCTGCGGTTGTGTTCACGGTAGCTGACCAGCGGCTTGTGAATTCCATAGTGGGAGAGGAGCTGTCGAGTCCGCCGGGTGTCCTCGGCCGCGATCAAGTCAACTTCTCTGAGCACACGCAGGGCCCGCAGGGTGATGTCTTCCAGGTTCCCAATGGGTGTGGAAACGATATACAGCATTCCCAAGGGTTTTTCTGTGGATTTCATTGCAGTTGCACCTTCAGATAAAGGTCGCCAGCCTTTGCTGAGCTACTTTTTCCCTTGCCCCGCAGGCGAAGCATAGTTCCATCCTCAATGCCTGCGGGTATTTTCACCAGCAGCCTTTCGGTCTTCCCATTCCGAAAAAAGGACACCTCTTTGGCCGTTGCCGTCTGCACCTCATCTCGGTTGAGGGGGAAGGTGAAAGTGACATCAAGAGATTCCATTGGATTAAACCCCGAGGTCCCGCGGAGGATTTTTTTAAGCCCAAAACTCAATATTTTTCTCCCTAACCAAGAAAAAAATCTACCTTTGAGGGTCACATTCATCCCCTTAGGGATGATGAACTTTTCCAGGAGGGGAATAAAAGCTTCGGCCGTATTCTTGGGAGCCTGTTGATGTGGGTGAATCGGTTCAAAGGGGGACCCTCCCGGTCCTCCGAAAAAGATCCCGCCGAAAAAAATTCCCCTCCCGCCGAAAAAAAGGCGGTCAAAGAAACGCTCGTCAAACTGGACTCCCATGCGGGCAAACTCGCGACCAAGTTCCGCGAAAACATCGCTGGCCATGGGATTACTGAAAATGTCCCGAAAAATTTCCTCCTGAGTATAGCTGAAGCCTGGACTGCTTCCGGGGCTGAACCCGGTTTGACGGATGGAGTCGTACCTTTGTCGTTTTTCCGGATCGACAAGAACTCCATAGGCTTCACTGATTTCCTTGAAGTGTTCCTCTGCCTTTGTATTCCCGGGATTACGGTCGGGATGGAATTGTAAGGCCAGTTGTCGGTAGGCCTTCTTGATTTCCTCGGGGGAAGCTTCTCGGGCCACCCCTAAAATTTCATAATAATCTTTGTGGAAGAAATCTCTTCTCATATAATCCTTTCAGGTAATTTCCCTGTGGACACCAGGGTAAAAATAATTTATATTTTATAATAAAATCGAAAAGAAAGAAACCGCTTGGTCCGCAAAAAATTAATTTTCTTTTTTTTAACCTTGGCAGCATCCCCAATGCTGATGGGGCAGTCAGAAAGCTCTTCAACCCCCCCGTATTGGCAAAAAATCGATGAAGGCTTTGAGGTCAGGGCCATGCAACTCGATGGCCCCCCTTACCAAACCTTCATCAAACTGCGGCTTTTGAGGGTTAACCTGGAAAAGTTCCCGGTGCGGGTGATTGATAGTCGGGTT harbors:
- a CDS encoding pitrilysin family protein; amino-acid sequence: MKTGSHFKTFTLPKVVSSLLPNGLKVHAVLKPGLPLVSIHLIYPYGAEADPPGKAGLSDLMAEMLTLGTQKRSAAQLAADVDGLGATLSAHSGWDSTSLYISGLGEDWEKLMELLLEIHTQPAFLLPEFEQLKQRRIAALVQQKDESQVIADERFQEILFQGTPYGHPVYGNLDTLPSLSGEEVEEFYRSRFSPEGCFLVVVGDFKVEACCRWIETHFPSITRGHEAKAGEFSPVSLSSIKTIIIDRPDLTQSQIRLGHIGIPHAHPDYLAFEVMNYVLGAGGFSSRLMQKIRSERGYTYGIRASLEGRKKPGPFIVSTFTPTETTFPCVQEILAVERSFVAQGATDQERTEAINFLTGSYPMRFETLSQIAQKIIQAEVNGLGLEYLSAYPERVSAITLEAMARSAREHLHIEKMLVVIVGRAGKFRQEFEPLGPVEIRE
- the rsmI gene encoding 16S rRNA (cytidine(1402)-2'-O)-methyltransferase: MKSTEKPLGMLYIVSTPIGNLEDITLRALRVLREVDLIAAEDTRRTRQLLSHYGIHKPLVSYREHNRRKRAESLLAEIREGRNVALVTDAGTPGISDPGDYLVRRIIQESTPIIPVPGPSALIAALSVSGLPTERFLFYGFLPSKATARKKLLLSLKDRAETLIFYESPKRLNAFLEEAVQILGERQVVVAREMTKIYEEIYRGTAAELLREMGEEDVKGEVTIVMEGCTRPAKIESSSIAEMLEIYFHEMGLSMKEAIERVSTEMEVSKRDVYQESLKIKGKIPGRKAL
- a CDS encoding DnaJ domain-containing protein; the protein is MRRDFFHKDYYEILGVAREASPEEIKKAYRQLALQFHPDRNPGNTKAEEHFKEISEAYGVLVDPEKRQRYDSIRQTGFSPGSSPGFSYTQEEIFRDIFSNPMASDVFAELGREFARMGVQFDERFFDRLFFGGRGIFFGGIFFGGPGGSPFEPIHPHQQAPKNTAEAFIPLLEKFIIPKGMNVTLKGRFFSWLGRKILSFGLKKILRGTSGFNPMESLDVTFTFPLNRDEVQTATAKEVSFFRNGKTERLLVKIPAGIEDGTMLRLRGKGKSSSAKAGDLYLKVQLQ